The following nucleotide sequence is from Posidoniimonas corsicana.
TGCCGGCGTCGTCGGGCGCGCCCTGCCAGCGGGCGCGGTCGGCGGCCTCCAGCGGCTGGATGGTCGCCGCCAGCTCGCGGATCATGCCCTCGATCTGGTCGGGCTGCCAGATCAGGTCACGCAGCTCGCGGAGGGTGTTGTAGTAGCCGGGCTTGAGCAGGCTGTCGGCGTAGGCGGAGTCGAAGTTGTCGAACAACGCCTCGTAGACGATGTCCTCGCCCTCGTTCCAGCTGGGGCCCCAGCTGGCGTCGGTGTCCCAGAGCAGCAGCCACAGCTTGCCGAGGTTGTCGTTCTCGGCGGCGTAGTCGGGCTCGAAGTAGTAGGCGGCGTTCTTGTTGGCGGTGGGCCAGTAGTCGTAGTGGCGGACCGCCTCGGCGATGGCGTGGTAGACGAAGTACTGCTCGAGGTTGACGCGGTGCTCCAGGTCGTCGCTGGCGCGGCCCATCACGTACTCGACGTAGTCGTGGTCCGACCCGTCCGACACGGCGTAGGGCGCCTGGTAGTCCAGCTGCCGCAACGCGTCCTGGGTCTGGTTGTTGAGCTTGTAGAGGTTGCCCTCCTCCAGGCCGTGGGCGTCGAGGAACCGCTTGTCGTAGTCCTCCAGCGCGAAATTGACGCCCCAGAAGTCGCCGTCCCACTGGTTGGGCGCCTCGGCGGCGTCGTCGATCACGCGGAACTGGAACCAGTGCGTGTCGAGCGCCGGCAGCCCCATCATGTTCGACAGCTGCATCGTGATCGCCTCGTTGAGGGCGTACGTCAGCGTCTGGTGGTTGTCGAAGCCCTTGCCGGTGGTGAGGGTCTTCCACTGCTCGGGGTAGGGCTCGCCGTCCTGGTCGAGGGGCTCGAACCAGGCGCCGTCGTTGAAGCGGAACCGCATGCTCCGCTTGCCCTCGCCGTAGTAGCGGCCGTTGGCGCCGCGGGGGCGGTACTGGATGTTGTCGTAGACCTCGCCGTTGTAGACGATCGTGCCGCCCCAGTTGTACGCCGAGCGGGCCTCGGTGCCCTGCGGGATCTGGTCGGCCGGGTCGTAGGCGATCGCCTCCTGCATGTCCTCGGCGCGGGTCAGCAGGTGGTACACCGGCAGCGAGGCCAACGCCTCGGCGTCGGCGACCACCTGGCCCGAGTTGTTGAGGTACTCGGGCAGGCCGTCGTAGACGAAGTACGCGAAGTTGAGCGACGGGTCGTCCGCGTAGGGCGCGACCGCGGCGGCGCCGAGCGTGTCCTCCACCGCCACCCGGTACCGCACCAGCGTGCGGTGCGCCTGGGCCGGGATCGACGCGGAGTACACGCCGTCGCCGGCCGTCTGGTCGGCGCCTGTGCCGTCGTCGACCATGGTGACCGTGGCCCAGTTGGCCTCGTCCAGGTAGTCGGGGTTGGCCTTGAGCTGCTGCTCCGGGTCGGCCAGCAGGTCGTTGTGCGGCACGGGCAGCCGGGCGGGGATGTACTGGCCGGGCAGCACGATCTGGTACTGCAGCTCGACCGACGCCACGCCGTCGGGGTCGCTCACCTCGGCGGTCACCACGCCTGCCGACGTGGAAGCGTCGCCGCCCGCGTGGTCGACCGACGCGATGGCCGGCGCGGCGTTGGCGGCGAGGTTCGCGTTGGCGGCGCCGGGCGTGGCGCGGCGGGCCTCGACCACGACCTGCAGGCTGCGCGTGGTGGCGCCGTCGCCGTTGACCGCGGTGAGCGTGTACGTGGTGGTCTCGGTCGGCGTGACCCACACGCTGGTCTGGCCGGTGACATCGCCCACGTCGGGGCTGATGGAGAGCGTGGTCGCATCCGTGACGTCCCAGCGGAGCCGCAGCGGCTCGCCGGCCAGGATGGCGTCGCTGCTGGCCTCGAACGACTCGATGTTCGGACCGGCGAACACCGCGTCCGGCCCGGCGGCGTAACTCGCCGCGACCTGGCCGCTGGTCAGGGCCTGGTTGTAGATGCGGAACTCGTTGTGATAGCCGTCGAACAGCGGGTCGGGCCACTGCGAACGGCCGAGCCAGTTGTTGTTGTCGTTCAGGTCGTCCAGGTCGATGATCGTGGCGCTCGATCCGATCGCGGCGCCGTCCACGTACAGCGTCTGCACGCCCGACGCGCCGTCCCACACCACCGTGAAGTGGTACTCGCGGTTGGTGCTGGCCGCCTGGTTCCAGTCCACCACGCTCTCGGACGACGTGCCGCCATTGCGGTGGGTGAGCCGCAGGTCGCCCGAGCCGGACTCGGGGATCAATGTGACGTAGCCCTGGTTGTTGGCGCCGGTGGCCTGGTCCTCCCCGCCACCGCTGGTGCCGAACGACCAGATCTCCGCCCAGGTCCGGTTCCGCGTGACCGTGCCCCACCACTCGAACGTGGCGTTCTCGCCCAGCGAAGAGACGATGCCGTTCGGCAAGTCGACGTACGCGCCCGAGCCGAAGGGGGTCTGGTTGGAGTTCTGCCCGGAGTTGCTGCTGACGTTCAGCTGTCCATCGAAGTAGCTCGACAGCCCGGTCGGGTCGACCAGCACGCCGTCGGCGCCGCCGACGCTGTCCTCCAGGTTGCCGGAGAAGCTCCAGCGGTGCACCAGGCCTCCCGCGCCGCCCGGGTCGGTGGGCGGGTCGTCGTCCTCGACGGCGAACAGCGGGTCGGCGTAGGTCGGGCGCCAGTTGCTGCCGAGGTTGTTGTCGAGCGCGGGGTTGATCAGCTCCATCGACGGCCCCTCGCCGTCGGCGGCCACGGGCCAGGGGAACGAGGTCGTGTACTCGACCTCGTCGATCAACTGTCCGCCCGCGTCAGAGATGGCGATCCGTTCGCCGCCGTTGCTCAGGCCGCCCTCGTACTGCCCGATCGCCACCACGCCGAACTCGGCGAGCAGGGTCGCCGGGTCCTGGGCCACCACCACGTACCCGCCCGCCGGAATCTGGGCGCCCGGCTCGAAGGTGTAGTCGATGCCGTCGGTGAATTCCCAGCCCGACAGGTCGACCGGCGTGGCGGCCGTGTTGTGCAGCTCGATGAACTCTTCGAAGCTGGTGTTCTCGTCGGAGTTGTAGTGGATCTCGTTGATCACTACCGCCAGCAGGCGGCGGTCTTCGAGCGTCTCGAAACGCAGCCGCGAGGGCTTGGCCCGCTTCGCCTTGCGCGCGGACCGCTTCCTGTCACGATATCTCGCCATCTCGCCTGCCTGTTCCGAAGTTGTAGCCTCAGCGGTGTTCCGCCGGCCGCCGCACGGCGGCGCCACTACGGGTCGCCGCTGGAGTTGGTGCGAATGCACGCCGGCCCCGAGATAAGACCTGGGGCCGTGCCGGTGGAGCGGGTGCAATTACCCGTCTAGAGGTAATGCGAGCCAGCTTCCCCGATTTTAAACAGAATCTTCACAAATGCCGCGGATTTGGCGAACGAGGGCGCCTGCCTCCACCCGCAACAATGGGCCGGAAGCCATGCGAGCGGGGCTACTTAGCGCGGGCGGCCGGGCGTTCAGCCACGCCGGCGACCAGGCCGCCGCTGGCCTCCGCCGGGGCCGCGGCCTCGACGCTCTGGGTGACCTGCTTGTAGGCCAGCGCGGCCGCCACCACGATCGCCGTCCACTCGGCGACCAGCAGCGTCCACCAGACGTTGTACTCGACCGAAGTGAACGGCGTGCCCGCCGGCGGGTTGGGCGGGGTCCAGGTCCTCTCGCGTTTCCGCCCCGAGAACAGGTTGTCGAATCCGGCGAACGCCTTGGTGTGGATCTCCCGCTGCTCCGAGAAGTACAGCACCATGTAGCGGTCGCATTCGACTTTCAGCCAGGGCGGGTAGAGCAGCGTCAACGCCATAAAGAGGGCTGCCCCCAGTCCGCACAGCACGGCCACGCCGAACCGGCCAAACGCCCGCTGCGCGTTGACGGTCATGGGGTCGCTCCACGGAATTGATCGGGTATGGGGTTAGCCGCAGCCACGAGTGTAGCCGCACGAGGGGCGCGGAGCAAAGAAATTCAGCGGCGGGCGGGTGGATTACGGCGTGATCACGGTCACGCCGCAGCCGACCGGCCGGTCCAACGCCGCCAAGGCGGCGCCCGCCTCCTGGAGCGGGATCGTCCGCTCGATGAGCTGCTGCGGGCTGAGCTGCCCACGCTCGATCATCTGCAGCAGCGCGGGGTAGGCGTGCGCCTGCAGTCCGTGGCTGCCGAGCAGCTCCAGCTCCCAGCCGATGACGCGTCCCATCGGCGCCGGCGGGTCGGCGTCGGCGCCTGCCAACAGGCCCACCTGCACGTGGCGGCCGCGTCGGCGGAGCGAGAGGACCGAGTTGCGGAACGTCACGCGGGCGCCCAACGCGTCGACCGACACGTCGGCGCCGCCGCCGGTCAGCTCGTGCACCGCGGCGGCCACATCGTCCACGCCGGTGGCGTTGAGTGTCGCGTCGGCGCCGAGCTGCTTGGCCAATTGCAGCGGCTCGTCGCGGATGTCGATCGCCACGACCGCCGCGCCCAACGCCCGGCCCAGCATCACCGCCGATAGGCCCACGCCGCCGCAGCCGTGCACGGCCAGCCACTGACCGGCCGCCAGCCGCCCCTGCGTCGCCACGGCACGGTACGCGGTGGCCAGGCGGCAGCCGAGGCTCGCCGCGGTGGGGGCGTCGATCGAGTCGGGCAGCGCGACCAGGTTGGCGTCGGCGTAGCGGACCGCGACCAGCTCCGCGAACGAGCCCCAGCCGGTGAAGCCGGGCTGGAACTGGTTCTCGCAGACCTGCTGATCTCCCTGGCGGCAGTCGCCGCACCGCCCGCAGCCCGCCACGAAGGGGAGCGTGACGCGTCGCCCGACCCAGTCGCCGCGGACCTCCGACCCGACCGCGACGACCTCGCCGGCCAGCTCGTGACCGGGCACGTGGGGCAGGCGGTCGATGTCGGGGTCGTGCCCCTGCCAGCCGTGCCAGTCGCTGCGGCAGACGCCGGTCGCCTGGACGCGGATCACCGCGCCGTCGGGCGTGGGCGTGGGGTCGGGGACCTGCTCGATGGCGATCGGCCCGCCGAACTCGTGGTAGAGCGCTGCTTTCACGGGAGGGTTCCCCGGCGGAGGGCCCGGCGTGCTAGTCGGAGTTCTCGGACGCCGGGGCGCCGTCGCGAGTCGGCTCGCGGTCGGGCCCGGCCGCGGCGGGCGGGGGCTCGTTCTCAAAGTCCTTCCACTTCATCGCCCGGCGGAACGGCTCGATGCGGAGCACGACCTCGCCGTTGTGGAACACGCGGACGGTGCCGTTGGACTCGCTGACCGCCACCGCGACCGCGGTGGTGGACTTGGTGATCTCGGCCGCCGCCCAGTGCCGCGCGCCCAGGCCCTTGCTGATGCTCAGCTCGGCGGGCGGCGCCGACACGTGCTGGCAGGCCGCGACCACCGTGCCCTTGGCGGACACGACGAACGCGCCGTCCATCTGGGCGATCTCCTTCACGCCCTCGCGGACCTTGGCGTCGCTCAGCATGCGTTCGGAAACGGGGTAGCCGCGCACCGGGTCGAAGCCCATCGGCTTGCAGAAGCCGAGCGTCTTGCGGTGGTCGCCGACGATGAACAGCGACCCCACCGGCTTGCCCTCGCGGCCCTCGCGGCCGATCGCGACCGCCAGGTCGACCACGGTCTTGAGGGTCTCGGTGGGGACCTTCGCGCCCAGCTGCTTGAGGTCGCGGATGGTGAGCCGGCCGAGGTGCTCTCCCAGGCGGATCAGGCTCAGCGAGTCGATGGTGTCGGCCTCGAAGCCGCTGTAGACCGCCACCACCGGCGCGCCGGGCGCCAGGTGCTCGTCGGCCACGGCCTCGAGCAGCGCCTCGGTGAGCTGCTCGTAGACCGGCAGGTCGGGCACCGACAGCACGACCGTGTCGAACTGGGCGTCCTCGGACCCGGCCAGCACGTCCTCGGAGTCGGCCGCGACGATCAGCGCGTGGTCCCCCACGGCGGCCTGCAGCTTGTCCCACTCGGTGGGGCGCTCGGTGAGGAACAGGATCGCCTCGGCGTTGTGCAGGTCCGCCATGCGCGCCGCCATCTGGCAGAACGCATCGAGCTGGTCGCTGAACTTACGCGCTACGGCCATGCACAAAGAACACGGACGGGCGCCCGCGTCGAGAGAGCTGAGAGGGGCGGACGCGCCGCGCGCGAATCGCCAGACCGCCCTAATCTACTGGAGCCCGCCAAGCAGTTCAATCCGGAACGGCTCGCCAGCCTAGCGAGACCGCCGCGACGAGCTGCCGAAGCCGAACAGCCCGCCCAGGCCCCGCCGCTCCTCGCGTTCCTCGTGCCGGGCCTGGATGTAGTAGTAGTTCTCGCTGATGCCGCTCTGCAGCTCCTTGTAGTTCAGCTTGACCGGCCGGTTCGTCCGCCCGGCCACCTGGGCGGCGTCCGGGTTGTCGTACGGCAGGAACACCTTCTCGTCGTACAGCGCCAGGGCGTGCAACGCGTGGGCCAGCGGGCCGATCTCCCAGCCGTTGTCGGTGTTGGACGTGATCAGGTTGGTGAGGTAGTTCACGGCCGCGAACACCCGGCGGTCGTCCAGGTCCTCCTCCGGCAGCGAGTAGATCAGCCACTCCAGGATGTGCCCGGTGGTGCGGATGCGGCGGTCGACGTCGTCCTCGTCGCCGGGGCCGCGGAACCACTCGGTGCTGAGGCTGCCGTCCCGGTTCTGCAGCCGGAACGCGTACTGCTGGTACTCCTCGACAAACTTGGCGGCCTCGGCCCACTCGCCGTCGAGCGGCTCGCCCCGCGCGACGCGTTTCTTGGCCGCCAGCGCCAGGCCCGACAGCCGGTGGGTGCCGCCACACGCCGCGCCGCGGATCTTCTGGGTCCGCTCGTCGGCGATCAGCTTCGGGAAGTCCCAGTGCTCGCCCTGGTCGTTCACCCACGTGGAGTCCGACGGCAGGTAGTGCATCAGGCCGATCAGCTTGAAGGTCAGCTCCGACCGCGCGTAGCAGGTGAGCTGCTCGGCGGCCACCAGGTCACGCACGGTGAAGTCCTGGCCCTCGACCCTCATCGGGTAGTCCGGGCTCACGTTGCACTGGGCGAGCATCGCCAGCAGCTGGCCCTTGTGGCCCTGCATGCCGACCCCCACCCGCACGTCGAGGTTGCCCTCGGGCGTGAGGTACAGCATCTGGTACCGGTTGCACGGCTTGTTGAAGCAGAGGTAGCCGACCGCCGTGACCGGCTTGCCGCGGCGCCCGCCGTCCTGCACGCGGCTGTACAGCCCGTAGGACAGCATGCTGTGCATCACTTCCCACGAGTCGTGGTCGACGCTGTTGAGCGGCCGCCGGTAGTAGTACGAGAGCACCGACCGGAGCCGCCGCCGCAGGCTCATCTGGTTGCGGCTGAGCGGTTTGAGCTCGCGCTGCGGCTTCTCGACCTCTTTTGGCGTGGTGAAGTCCGGGCTCGGGCGGCGGCTGGATGAACCCGCCCGCTGCTGGCGCGCCTCCTCGGTCTCGGTGGCCTCGTCATCGGCGTCCGTCTCGGTCGCGGGTGCCTGTTCGGCGGCGGCCTTGGGCGGCGCCTGCTTGGGCTTGTCGACGGGCGCCGGCTCAGTGCGGGCCGGCGCTTCTTCGTCTTTGGCCTCGGGCTTGGCTGGTTGCTCGGGCTTGTTCTGCTCTTTGGGGGGCGTCAGCTTGGCCGGTTCGCGGGCCGGTTCCGACACGCTGGGCGCGGGCTTCGGCTCGTCTGCCGGTTCCTCGGCCGCGGGTTGGCTGGTGGGGGCGTCGTCGTTCAGCGGGCGGGCCGATTCGGCCGCGAACGGCGCCGGGCGGTCGCTGCTGGGGAGCTGCGCGGGTTGCTCGGGGAGCGACTGGCTCTCCGGCGCCGCCTGGGTGTCCGGGATGTGGGGCACGCGGAACGCGCTGTTGAGCTGCGGGCCGTCGGGCGCCGCTAGCGGCAGCGGTTCACTGGGCTCGGCCGTCGCGGCGCCGGCCACCTCTTGCCCGTTGAGCGGCAGGGGTGGCGGGGCGCCGTCGTGGCTGGGCGCAGCGCCGGGGCGCTGCGCGGTGCGGACGGGCCGCCACCGCAGGTCGTCCGTCGGGGCGTCGGGCTTGCTGGGCAGGCGGAGCTTCTCGAGCACCCGCTCGCCGACCACGCGGTCCGCCTTCACGCGGCTGGGGCCAAGCGGCGAGGCCACCGCCCAGCCGCTGTCGTAGACCTCAACGGGCTGGGCCGCCAGGGCGGCGCCGCAGGGAGCGGTCAGCGCGGCGCAGCACAGCGCCGCGCGGCAGTTGGCCGCTGCTAGCGAGCCGATTGCTCGCGGGACAGACGCGAGAGTCGAGAACGCAGCCGGCATAAAGATACGCGCCATCAAACCCGCCAGTGTGAGCCGAAGTTGCAAGCTTCCCACCCCGCGGGCGTGCTAGCACGCACGCCGCGCGGCCCGTCGGCGCAAGAGTCCCGCCAAGGACGCCGATGCCTTCTGGTATCGGGATGGGCGCGGCGGCGCTTAAAGACAATGCGTGCAATCTCAGAACCCGCAATCCACGGCGCAGGATAGCGAATCTGGGCGCTCGGAGGACGCAGTCACGCAAGCTGGGTCGGCCAGCTAGAAGGGCAGGAGTCTGCCGAAGCGCGAGGCCACGGCGGGCGGCTCGGGCTGGCCGGCGGCGGGGGCCTCGCCCTTGGCGTAGGCCAGGCAGGCCCGCACGTCGCCACCGAAGTCGCGGCCCGACGAGCGGCTCAGCGCCTGCACGCCGGCGTACTGCATGGCGGGGTCGTCGGACTCGAGGGCGGCCACCAACGCGGCGTTGGTCTCTGGCGAGCGGATCCCACCGAGCGCGCGGGCGGCCTCGATCCGCACGTCCTGGTCGGTGTCGGCGCGCAGCGCCTGGGCGAGGGCCGAGGCGCCGGCGGCGTCGCCCCGCTCGCCGAGCAGCTGGCAGCAGCGGCGGCGGACCAGCGGGTCGGTGTCCTGCAGGCCGGCGGTCAGCACCTGGCCGGCCAGCGGGATCTGGAACCGGGCGACCGAACGCATGATCGCGTCGCGGACCAGCGGGTCGGGCTCGGACTGCACCTTCCGCGCCAGCTCGACGGCGATCGCCTGCTGGGCGGCGCTGTCGGTCCCGTCGGCCTGCTCGCCGGCGGCCAACGCCTCCTCGATCCGCATGGCCGGCGTCTGGTAGGACGTCCGCTCCGGGGTGGAGAAGGGGTTCCACGCCAGCCCCCCGAGCGGCCCCGACTGGCAGCCGGCGGCGAGGGCGAGGGACAGCACGAGTAGGGTGTTCCGCGTGGCGGTCATGGCGGCTTGGTGCTAGCAGTCGTGTCGTTACTTCCCCGTCGGCGGCGCACTGGCGGGCCCGGGGGACGCGGCGGGACCGTAGCAGAGCGGGCCGACGCAACGCAAGGCGGGTTTGCCCACGGAAAAAGCCGCGGGCCGACCCGGAGGCCAGCCCGCGGCTGCGTGCTCGTCAACAAGCCCCCGACTATCAGACGTAGCCGTAGACGCGGTCGAACGCGCTATCGAGGTCGTAGTCGTCAACGTCGTTCGAGTCCTGACCGTTGCTGGCGATCCAGCGGAAGAACTCGTCGAAGCCATCGCCGCCGTCGAAGTTCACGTCGTCGGCCTCATTGTAGGCGAAGCGGACCTCGTCATTGCCGTCGCGTCCCTTGATAGTGATGTCGTCGACATCATTGAAGCCAAGGTAGGCGTAGTCGTCGTCGTAGGCGGCCGGGTCGCTCGACTCATCCCGGTGGTAGCCCATGTCGAGGTAGATGTCGTCCTGCACAGTGCTCCACTGGACCCGGGCCTCGTCGTCGCCGTTGCCCATGTAGGCGCGGATGTCGTCGGCGGTGACGCTGTCGACGTTGAGCTCGTCGTCGTCGTTCTCGGCGACGCTGTCGTAAGTCCTGACATAGAGGTCATCGGCGACCGTGGTGGTCGTGACGCTCACATAGTCGGCGCCAGAGCCCGTGCGGATCTCCAGGTCCTCCCAGCTGCCGTTGCCAATCGTCGAGCCCGAGACGGTCACCTGGTCGTTGTGGATGCCGGTGTCGATGTGCAGCTCATCTCGGGTGGTGAGGCCCGAAATACTTACCCGGTCGTGGTCCTTGATGCTGCTGTCGGTCCCGCCGACGTTGATCACGGCGTCGTCGACCGTGATGCCGCCGTTGTAGTTCAGGACGTTCAGCGTGTCGGAGCCGTTCCCGAGATTGACCAGCAGGTCATCGTTGGCGTTGATCCCGTAGAACGTGATCGAGTTGTACAGGCCCTCGCCCCCCTTGTAGTTGCCGTAGATCTGGGTGCCGTAGAGGCCCTGAACCCGGATCCCGCCGTTGGAGAGCTTGTAGACCTGCACGTGCTGGTCCTGGCCGGCGGTAAGCTCGCCAATCTCCAGGTTGCCGTCCACAACAGCGGCGGTCGCGTCGCCCGCCATCATGGCCTTCTCTTCCAACATCTGCATGCCGAGTTTCTTGCTCTTCTTGGACATCTCGAATCTCCCTTCGTGCTTGGTGGGGTGGGGCGGCCGTGGGTGGCCGCCGCGTTCACCATCACTTACGGGTGGATCCGGGCGTGTTACAAACCGCGCAGCAGAAGCCGCCGCCCGACCCGTCGGGGCGGGAGGGCTCCGCCGCCGGTGGGTGTCGGCGTGAGTGGCGTTGGGGCTGCTGGAGAAGCGGCAACGCGGCAGGACGCGCGCCTGCACGCAGATCAGCAACGGCGGGAGCTGCCCGCCAGAAAAATCTCGAAAACCGGCCGGCCGCCTGCTAGCGGCCGGCGGCCGCCGGGGCTAGTGCTCCAGGTAGCGGCCGCAGCTGGGGCACTTGGCGTACCACATCGGCACCTTGGCGCCGCACTCGCACTTGGTCTTGTGCTTGATGACCGACGAGCCGATCAGGCTGGCGCTGGTGCCGGCGTCCGCCTTGGCGGGGTGGTCGTCGAAGACCGACTCCGACGACGCCTTGGTGGAGGGCGCCGCGTGCTCGGCCCGGTGCTCGCTCAGCACCGCCTCGCGGAAGGCGCTCTCGGTCTCGTCGGTCACGTCGGGCACGTGGACCACCACCTGGCCCTCGCACTTGGGGCACAGGCCCTTCTTGCCGGCGTACTTGTCCTTGACCTTGAACGAGTGCCCGTTGGGGCACTGCACCTGGATACCCATGCTTGCGGCCTCGCGAACCTTCGCGGACGGTTGGTCGGCCCCGCGGTAGACCCCGCGTCGTTACAGGCCGGCCTCACCGAGCGGCGGCGGGTCCCGATCGAGGGGCCACGCCACGCGTACGTGCGCCTAATCTCCCCAGAAGCAGCCCCGCATCGGCTGGGCGCCCACAGCACCCACGACGCGGAATCGTGCGCCATCCTAGAAATCACTCTCCTGGCGGCCGGCCGAGCGGTGAAAAGCCAATCTCGAAAAGTCGTCGTTGGGCACGGCCGCCCCGGGGCGGGGATATCCCATCCCGCTCCCTTCACATTTCAAACTAACGCACGTCTCATGCTAAATCAACAACGCTTGTCGGCGGGGCGGCTTGGGCCGGGGCCGCTGGTTTGCCTAAACTAGTGACGATGTCGACACTTACCGCCTCCCGCTGGTTGCCCCTGGCACCAATTGCCGTAGCAGTACTGGCTTTTCTGGCCGCCGGGGCCAGGTGCCAGGGGCTGCTCGCCAACACCGCGCTGGTGGCGGTTGGCACGCTGGTTGTCGCCTTGCCAGCCGGCGGGCTGCTGGGCCTGCTGATACACAAACTCCGCCTGCCCGGGCAGGCGGCTGCGGCGGTCGCGGTGCTGACGCTGCTGTTCCTGCCGCTGCACCTGTGCGCCGCCGCCTGGCGAGCGGGCTTCGGCACGCTCGGGTGGTACACGCAGCAAGCGGCCGACGGCGGGGTCGCCAATCCGCTGCTGGAGGGCTTTGCCGGCGTGATCTGGATCCACGCCGCGGCGGCAATCGCCTGGGTGGCGGTCATCGTCGGCGCGGCGCTGCGGTCGGTCGACCGCCAGCTCGAGGAGGACGCCCTCTTGGCGATGCCGGCCTGGCGGGTGCTGCTGACGGTCTCGCTGCGAGCGGCGGCGCCGGCGTTTGTCGTGGCGGCCGGCTGGATCGCGATCACCGTCGCGCACGAGATGACGGTCACCGACCTGTTCCAGGTCCGCACGTTCGCCGAGGAGGTCTACACGCAGCACGCGCTGGAGTTGTTCGACCCGACCCAACTCGACGACCCGGACCAACGCCTGCAGCAGCGTCAGCTCTTCGCCGGGCTGGCGGTGGTGAGGGGGCTGGCGGTGGCGGTGCTGTGGTCGGCGCGGGGTTTGATCGACCGCGTGTCCGACGGCATGGCCCGGGACGCCTGGCGGTGGGACCCGGCGCCCCGTGCGCCGGCCGTGTTGGCGATGCTGCTGATGGTGGTCGTGCTGGCCGGAGTTCCGATCGGCAACTTGCTGTACAAGGCGGGCGGCAACGCCGTCCGCGAAGGCGACGCCTGGCGGCAGGAGTGGTCGCTCTCTAAGGCCGTGACGCGGGTCGGCAGGGCGCCGGTCGAGCACCGGCGGCAGCTGTGGCAGTCGGCCAAGCTCGGCCTGGGGGTCGCGTGCGGCGCCACGCTGGCCGGCGCGTTGGTGGCCTGGCGGCTCGCCCGCGGCGGCGTCGAGCAGCTCGCCTGGCTGGCGGCTATTGCGCTGGCGCTCACCACGCCCGGGCCGCTGATCGGCATCGGCGCGATCGACCTGTTCAACCGCCCGCTCGATTCCCCGCTCTGGCCACTGAGCTGGCTGTACGACCACACGCTGGCGGTGGTCTGGGCGGTTCAGATGGTCCGGGCGACGCCGGTGGTCGCGATCCTGCTGTGGCCGGTCTGGCAGGGCCTGCCGGCGGGGCTGGTCGAGTCCGCCCGGCTTGAGGGCGGGGGGCCGCTCGCCGGAGTGCTGGCGGCGGCCCGGTCGCGGTGGGGCGCGGTGGGGGCGGCCTGGCTGGCGGCTTTGGCCGTATCGTTCGGCGAGCTGAGTGCGTCGCTGCTAGTGATCCCGCCCGGCCCCCAGACGGTCACGATCGAGCTGTTCAACCTGCTGCACGCGGGAGTGGATGACCGCGTCGCGGCGATTAGCTTGGTCATGATCGCTTTGCTGGCGGTCGCGTCGTGGCTGGTGGCGCGGCTCTGGTCCCGCGCCCCCGAGTGAGGACTTTTTGCGCAAACCTGCACAGCGGACCCAAAAGCGATAAAATGCCCGACGGCAGCCGAACAGGCACCGGGACGCCGCCGCCGGGCGGGCAAGATCACGACCCGCCACACGAATCCGACTACGTGCCGCACCGGCTCCTCCGCACCCGACCGTCCGACGCCGCCCGCCACGCATGAAGCTAGACCCCTCCGCCAGACGCACCCGCCCGCTGCTCGTCGGCCTGTGCCTGCTCGCCCTGTTGATGCCGGGCTGCCGCGGCTGCGACGACGGCCTCACCCCGCAGGAGCGGGCCGCCAAGCAGCAGGAGAAGGAGGAGGAAGAGGCCGAGCGTAAGCGGAAGGAGGAAGAGGAGAAAAAGAAGAAGGCGCCCATGGTGGTCGGGCCGATGAAGCCCGTGCCGAGCCAGTCGGACCAGCCCCAGCTGTTCGTGAAGCCGGGCCACTGGACGATGGTGTCGCAGGAGATGAAGCGGAACTACGACGACTGGGTCGGCACCGAGGGCCAGGCGATCGTTGACTCGAACAACCAGCCGATCCCGCTTGACTTTACGGCCTTCTCGCTGCAGAGCCGCCGGCCGGTGGCGCTCAGCAAGGGGCAGGACAAGCGGATCGAGAGCATCTTCTTCCCGCCGCCCATCAAGCGCAAGTTTGGCGTGCGGTGGCAGATCCGCGGGCGTGACTCGCTGGACGTGATGCCGCCGCT
It contains:
- a CDS encoding DNA integrity scanning protein DisA nucleotide-binding domain protein — its product is MAVARKFSDQLDAFCQMAARMADLHNAEAILFLTERPTEWDKLQAAVGDHALIVAADSEDVLAGSEDAQFDTVVLSVPDLPVYEQLTEALLEAVADEHLAPGAPVVAVYSGFEADTIDSLSLIRLGEHLGRLTIRDLKQLGAKVPTETLKTVVDLAVAIGREGREGKPVGSLFIVGDHRKTLGFCKPMGFDPVRGYPVSERMLSDAKVREGVKEIAQMDGAFVVSAKGTVVAACQHVSAPPAELSISKGLGARHWAAAEITKSTTAVAVAVSESNGTVRVFHNGEVVLRIEPFRRAMKWKDFENEPPPAAAGPDREPTRDGAPASENSD
- a CDS encoding HEAT repeat domain-containing protein; translation: MTATRNTLLVLSLALAAGCQSGPLGGLAWNPFSTPERTSYQTPAMRIEEALAAGEQADGTDSAAQQAIAVELARKVQSEPDPLVRDAIMRSVARFQIPLAGQVLTAGLQDTDPLVRRRCCQLLGERGDAAGASALAQALRADTDQDVRIEAARALGGIRSPETNAALVAALESDDPAMQYAGVQALSRSSGRDFGGDVRACLAYAKGEAPAAGQPEPPAVASRFGRLLPF